Proteins co-encoded in one Kribbella qitaiheensis genomic window:
- a CDS encoding M20/M25/M40 family metallo-hydrolase — protein MGSLVEQLRAALPALLADLETLVTCESPSSDLPAVARSADVVAELGSRLLGSAPEYVVVDGRTHLRWRLGDAPSRVLVLGHHDTVWPIGSLATHPFVIEDGVLRGPGCFDMKTGLVMAFHAIAALPSSSGVTLLVTGDEELGSPTSRALIEEEAAGCVAALVLEASADGALKLERKGVSTYEIRILGRASHAGLEPELGINASIEAAHQILAVSQLGDASLGTTVTPTSSTSGTTRNTVPAAAAFQVDGRAREVAEQLRVDEAMHALTPVLAGASLEILGGPNRPPLERKMSESLYLRASGLAADLGLEPLREISVGGGSDGNFTAGIGTPTLDGLGAVGGGAHADDEHVVVAEIAPRTALLTALIADLLDRP, from the coding sequence ATGGGCTCGCTGGTCGAGCAGCTGCGGGCTGCGTTGCCGGCGTTGCTGGCCGATCTGGAGACGTTGGTGACCTGCGAGTCGCCGTCTTCGGATCTGCCGGCGGTGGCTCGGAGCGCGGACGTGGTTGCCGAGCTCGGGAGCCGCCTGCTCGGCAGCGCACCGGAGTACGTGGTCGTCGATGGCCGGACGCATCTGCGCTGGCGGCTCGGCGACGCGCCGTCGCGCGTGCTGGTGCTCGGGCATCACGACACGGTCTGGCCGATCGGCTCGCTGGCGACGCATCCGTTCGTGATCGAGGACGGCGTACTGCGTGGGCCTGGGTGCTTCGACATGAAGACCGGTCTGGTGATGGCCTTCCATGCGATCGCCGCATTGCCTTCTTCTTCAGGCGTGACGCTGCTGGTGACGGGCGACGAGGAGTTGGGATCGCCGACGTCTCGCGCGCTCATCGAGGAGGAGGCGGCGGGTTGCGTCGCCGCGCTCGTTCTGGAGGCGTCGGCGGACGGTGCTTTGAAGTTGGAGCGCAAGGGTGTGTCCACCTACGAGATCAGGATCCTCGGTCGCGCCTCGCACGCAGGACTCGAACCGGAACTCGGGATCAACGCCAGCATCGAGGCCGCGCATCAGATCCTCGCCGTCAGCCAGCTCGGCGATGCTTCGCTCGGGACGACCGTGACGCCGACTTCCTCGACCTCCGGTACGACGAGGAACACGGTGCCCGCCGCTGCGGCCTTCCAGGTCGATGGGCGGGCCCGAGAGGTGGCGGAGCAGCTTCGGGTGGATGAGGCGATGCATGCGTTGACGCCCGTGCTCGCCGGAGCGTCGTTGGAGATTCTCGGTGGCCCGAACCGGCCGCCGCTGGAGCGGAAGATGTCCGAAAGCCTTTATCTGCGGGCTTCCGGTCTCGCTGCGGACCTCGGGCTCGAGCCGCTGCGGGAGATCTCCGTCGGTGGTGGATCCGACGGCAACTTCACGGCCGGCATCGGTACTCCGACCCTGGACGGCTTGGGTGCTGTCGGTGGCGGTGCCCACGCCGATGACGAGCATGTCGTCGTGGCCGAGATCGCGCCGAGGACGGCCTTGCTGACCGCGCTGATCGCCGACTTGCTGGACAGACCGTGA
- a CDS encoding GNAT family N-acetyltransferase — MAELDEVYRLYDSIWRPDPKNPPVTTELLRALTKAGNYVGGAYDGDELIGACVGFFEAPAEVAMHSHVAGVSGAARGRNVGFALKLHQRAWALQRGVRAISWTFDPLIRRNAYFNIVKLAARPTEYLTNFYGLMDDGINNGDDSDRLLVRWQLDTPEVAAAAGRRPAAGLELSEATIVLARAEDGRPLMGSTPDGGTLLVAVPVDVEGLRGTDPAAAKDWRAATREVLGGLLADGAQVTGFDRSGWYVLELPGKGLV; from the coding sequence CTGGCGGAGCTCGACGAGGTCTATCGGTTGTACGACTCGATCTGGCGTCCGGATCCGAAGAACCCGCCGGTGACGACGGAGCTGCTGCGGGCGTTGACGAAGGCGGGCAACTACGTCGGCGGGGCCTACGACGGCGACGAGTTGATCGGGGCCTGCGTGGGCTTCTTCGAAGCACCGGCCGAGGTGGCGATGCACAGCCACGTCGCCGGGGTGTCCGGGGCTGCTCGCGGGCGCAATGTCGGGTTCGCGTTGAAGCTGCATCAGCGGGCGTGGGCGTTGCAGCGGGGCGTGCGCGCGATCTCGTGGACGTTCGATCCGCTGATCCGGCGGAACGCGTACTTCAACATCGTGAAGCTCGCGGCGCGACCGACGGAGTACCTGACGAACTTCTACGGGTTGATGGACGACGGGATCAACAACGGGGACGACAGCGATCGGCTGCTGGTCCGGTGGCAGCTCGATACGCCCGAGGTCGCGGCAGCGGCCGGACGGCGACCGGCCGCGGGGCTCGAGTTGTCCGAGGCAACGATTGTGCTGGCGCGGGCGGAGGACGGGCGGCCGTTGATGGGTTCTACGCCGGACGGCGGGACGCTGCTGGTCGCAGTACCGGTTGATGTCGAAGGGTTGCGCGGTACCGATCCCGCGGCGGCGAAGGACTGGCGGGCGGCGACGCGTGAGGTGCTCGGTGGATTGCTGGCGGACGGTGCCCAGGTGACCGGCTTCGACCGGTCCGGCTGGTACGTACTCGAACTTCCTGGAAAGGGACTGGTGTGA
- the menC gene encoding o-succinylbenzoate synthase yields the protein MKLTGVELRRISLPLVAPFRTSFGTETTRDAVLVRVVSTEAEGWGECVAMSGPLYSSEYVDGAVDVLRRFFVPALGAVERLSAVGVAPALAKFHGHRMAKAALETAVLDAELRAEGRPLARELGAVHDRVPCGVSVGIMDSIGELLDAVGGYLDEGYLRIKLKIQPGWDLEPVAAVRERFGDVLLQVDANTAYSVADARHLARLDPFDLLLIEQPLDEEDILGHAELARLIKTPVCLDESITSARSAAAAISLGACSIVNVKPGRVGGYLESRRIHDVCVANGIPVWCGGMLETGLGRAANVALAALPGFTLPGDTSASSRYYKTDITTPFTLQDGHLPVPTAPGIGVVPLPDELAAVTTSTEWLPL from the coding sequence ATGAAGCTGACCGGAGTCGAGTTGCGGCGGATCTCGTTGCCGTTGGTGGCGCCGTTCCGGACCTCGTTCGGGACCGAGACGACGCGCGACGCGGTGCTGGTCCGGGTCGTCAGCACCGAGGCGGAGGGGTGGGGCGAGTGCGTCGCGATGAGCGGGCCGCTCTACTCCTCGGAGTACGTGGACGGGGCCGTCGACGTACTGCGGCGGTTCTTCGTCCCCGCGCTGGGTGCGGTGGAACGGCTTTCGGCGGTTGGGGTCGCGCCGGCGCTGGCCAAGTTCCATGGGCATCGGATGGCGAAGGCGGCGCTGGAGACCGCGGTACTGGATGCTGAGTTGCGCGCCGAGGGACGACCGTTGGCTCGTGAACTCGGGGCTGTGCACGACCGGGTGCCGTGTGGAGTGTCGGTCGGGATCATGGATTCGATCGGCGAGCTGCTGGACGCGGTCGGTGGGTATTTGGATGAGGGGTATCTGCGGATCAAGCTGAAGATCCAGCCCGGCTGGGATCTCGAACCGGTCGCCGCTGTGCGGGAACGCTTCGGGGATGTGTTGCTGCAGGTCGACGCCAATACGGCGTACTCGGTGGCGGATGCCCGGCACCTGGCGCGGCTCGACCCCTTCGACCTGCTGCTGATCGAGCAACCGCTGGACGAGGAGGACATCCTTGGGCACGCGGAACTGGCTCGGCTGATCAAGACTCCGGTCTGTCTGGACGAGTCGATCACCTCGGCGCGTTCGGCGGCCGCTGCGATCTCGCTGGGCGCCTGCTCGATCGTCAACGTGAAGCCTGGCCGGGTTGGCGGTTACTTGGAATCGCGTCGGATCCACGACGTCTGCGTCGCCAACGGGATCCCGGTTTGGTGCGGGGGGATGCTCGAGACCGGCCTCGGCCGAGCCGCCAACGTCGCCCTGGCAGCCCTCCCCGGCTTCACCCTCCCCGGCGACACGTCTGCCTCCAGCCGCTACTACAAGACCGACATCACCACCCCCTTCACCCTCCAGGACGGCCACCTTCCTGTCCCCACCGCGCCTGGCATCGGGGTAGTCCCCCTCCCGGACGAACTGGCTGCCGTCACCACCTCCACCGAATGGCTCCCGCTCTAA
- a CDS encoding PucR family transcriptional regulator: MTNRPRASLGRVLDDLGDTLLELIHGDPDQTADIGGVVIHDPVDETVLPRHALVLGVGLQEPSLIAWLLHDLGRQQAAGLVVRSPIIPDATITKAVAESGVALLGLTRGATWDQLAVLLRSVLAEGDVGVAERETLGGMPSGDLFALANAAAALLDAPVTIEDRSSRVLAFSGRQDEADNARVETVLGRQVPQRYSRLLNELGVFRELYRTDQPVHVPPLPIGKDEFTIPRMAVAVRAGDEILGSIWVVVRTPLTEERTQALCDAAKLVALHMLRIRAGADVERRLRADLVSTALEGGAGARDALDRLGLADQPVVVLALSLLPAHHASQSAASDSIGGVAGLATERQRLADAFAMHLGAVHPRSAAALVGDVAYGLVPVRADRADGEENAVRIAKDFLDRIGDRVTATIGVGPVVRENSRLPHARAGADRALRVLRTGRGSQRVARLADVHVETLLLELRDLIEARGDQPTGPIARLIAYDREHKSNLVETLRAWLDAFGDVIAAAASVYVHPNTFRYRLRRLADVGALNLDDPEARFAAMLQLRVIPPPRNR, from the coding sequence GTGACGAATCGGCCTCGTGCCAGCCTCGGCCGGGTCCTCGACGACCTCGGCGACACCCTGCTGGAACTGATCCACGGCGATCCCGACCAGACGGCGGACATCGGTGGGGTGGTGATCCACGATCCCGTCGACGAGACCGTGCTCCCCCGGCACGCCCTTGTTCTGGGCGTCGGGCTGCAGGAACCGTCACTCATCGCCTGGCTGCTGCACGATCTCGGTCGCCAGCAGGCAGCCGGTCTGGTCGTCCGCTCCCCCATCATCCCCGACGCGACGATCACCAAAGCGGTCGCCGAGTCAGGGGTCGCGCTGCTCGGTCTGACCCGCGGCGCGACCTGGGACCAACTCGCCGTACTGCTTCGCTCGGTCCTTGCCGAAGGCGACGTAGGTGTCGCGGAGCGGGAGACTCTCGGCGGCATGCCCTCCGGCGACCTCTTCGCCCTGGCCAACGCGGCCGCCGCGCTGCTCGATGCGCCGGTCACCATCGAGGACCGCAGCTCCCGCGTGCTCGCCTTCTCCGGCAGACAGGACGAGGCCGACAACGCCCGCGTCGAGACCGTACTCGGCCGCCAGGTGCCGCAGCGCTACTCCCGCTTGCTCAACGAGCTCGGGGTGTTCCGCGAGTTGTACCGCACCGATCAGCCGGTACACGTCCCGCCGCTGCCGATCGGCAAGGACGAGTTCACCATCCCCCGGATGGCGGTCGCGGTCCGCGCCGGCGACGAGATCCTCGGGTCGATCTGGGTCGTCGTCCGTACACCGCTCACCGAGGAACGCACCCAGGCCCTCTGCGACGCCGCCAAACTCGTCGCCCTCCACATGCTCCGGATCCGCGCCGGCGCCGACGTCGAACGCCGGCTCCGCGCCGACCTGGTCAGTACTGCGCTCGAAGGCGGCGCCGGAGCCCGCGATGCTCTCGATCGCCTCGGGCTGGCAGATCAGCCCGTCGTGGTACTGGCTCTCTCCCTGCTCCCTGCCCACCACGCCAGTCAGTCCGCAGCGTCTGACTCCATCGGTGGGGTAGCCGGGCTCGCCACCGAACGCCAGCGCCTGGCCGATGCCTTCGCGATGCACCTCGGCGCTGTGCACCCCCGCTCAGCCGCCGCGCTGGTCGGCGACGTCGCGTACGGGTTGGTACCGGTGCGTGCCGATCGCGCCGACGGCGAGGAGAACGCAGTACGGATCGCGAAGGACTTCCTCGACCGGATCGGCGATCGCGTCACCGCCACGATCGGCGTTGGGCCCGTCGTACGGGAGAACTCGCGCCTCCCGCACGCCCGCGCTGGAGCCGACCGCGCTCTCCGTGTACTGCGAACCGGCCGCGGTTCTCAACGCGTAGCCCGGCTGGCCGATGTCCACGTCGAGACCTTGCTACTCGAACTACGCGACCTGATCGAAGCCCGCGGGGACCAGCCGACCGGCCCGATCGCGCGCCTGATCGCGTACGACCGCGAGCACAAGTCCAACCTGGTCGAAACCCTCCGAGCCTGGCTGGACGCCTTCGGCGACGTCATCGCCGCAGCTGCCTCCGTCTACGTCCACCCCAACACCTTCCGCTACCGCCTCCGCCGCCTAGCCGATGTAGGCGCCCTGAACCTGGACGACCCAGAGGCCCGCTTCGCCGCCATGCTCCAACTCCGGGTCATCCCGCCACCCCGCAACCGCTAG
- a CDS encoding electron transfer flavoprotein subunit alpha/FixB family protein, with protein MSNVLVLVDHTGGKVRKTTAELLTIARRLGEPVAVYIGEGVQDALPALGQYGATKVIALTNPELTQYLVAPKAEALQQVAAKIEPVAILISSSAEGKEIAARLAVKLESGLITDAVDVQAGPVTTQSVFAGNYSVQSKITHGTPIITVKPNAATPEAAQTSPEVEEFDVTISDAAKTARITESKPREATGRPELTEAAIIVSGGRGTGGDFGPIEGFADSLGAAVGASRAAVDSGWYPHAYQVGQTGKTVSPQLYVAAGISGAIQHRAGMQTSKTIVAVNKDEEAPIFELVDFGVVGDLHKVLPAATEEVAKRKS; from the coding sequence ATGTCGAACGTTCTCGTTCTCGTTGACCACACCGGTGGCAAGGTCCGTAAGACGACCGCGGAACTCCTCACCATCGCGCGCCGTCTGGGCGAGCCGGTTGCCGTCTACATCGGCGAAGGTGTCCAGGACGCGCTGCCCGCGCTCGGCCAGTACGGCGCCACGAAGGTGATCGCGCTGACCAACCCTGAGCTGACGCAGTACCTGGTCGCTCCGAAGGCGGAAGCGCTGCAGCAGGTCGCGGCCAAGATCGAGCCGGTCGCGATCCTGATCTCCTCGAGCGCCGAGGGCAAGGAGATCGCCGCCCGCTTGGCGGTCAAGCTCGAGTCCGGGCTGATCACCGACGCCGTCGACGTACAGGCCGGTCCTGTCACCACACAGTCGGTGTTCGCGGGGAACTACTCGGTCCAGTCGAAGATCACGCACGGGACGCCGATCATCACGGTGAAGCCGAACGCGGCGACGCCGGAGGCGGCCCAGACCTCGCCGGAGGTAGAGGAGTTCGACGTGACGATCTCCGACGCCGCCAAGACCGCGCGGATCACCGAGTCGAAGCCGCGCGAGGCCACCGGCCGGCCGGAGCTCACCGAGGCGGCGATCATCGTGTCCGGTGGTCGCGGTACCGGTGGCGACTTCGGGCCGATCGAGGGCTTCGCGGACTCGCTGGGCGCCGCTGTCGGTGCCTCGCGTGCCGCGGTGGACTCGGGTTGGTACCCGCACGCCTACCAGGTCGGCCAGACCGGCAAGACGGTCTCACCGCAGCTCTACGTGGCGGCAGGCATCTCGGGCGCGATCCAGCACCGCGCCGGCATGCAGACCTCGAAGACCATTGTGGCCGTCAACAAGGACGAAGAAGCCCCGATCTTCGAACTGGTCGACTTCGGCGTCGTAGGAGACCTCCACAAGGTCCTCCCCGCCGCCACCGAAGAAGTAGCCAAGCGCAAGTCCTGA
- a CDS encoding electron transfer flavoprotein subunit beta/FixA family protein, with protein sequence MPPRTAASAPRTTRWTGAGVDGLLSELDEYAVETALTVKDTVGEGSEGTVTILTVGPEQAADAIKKGLQMGADAGVHVNDDGIHGSDAVATSLILAKALGKLEADLVVFGMASTDGSMGVVPAMVSERLGLPGVTLGSSVTVDGNTVTIRRDGDTASDTIEGTLPLVLSVSDQSGEPRYPSFKGIMAAKKKPVETWSLADLEISADQVGAASSWTEVTEVTARPPRSAGTIVTDEDGSGATQLVEFLSTNKFL encoded by the coding sequence ATGCCACCGCGGACCGCCGCTTCCGCTCCGAGGACAACACGGTGGACCGGGGCCGGTGTCGACGGGCTGCTGTCCGAACTGGACGAGTACGCCGTCGAGACCGCTCTGACCGTGAAGGACACAGTCGGTGAAGGCTCCGAGGGCACCGTGACCATCCTCACGGTCGGGCCGGAGCAGGCCGCGGACGCCATCAAGAAGGGTCTCCAGATGGGCGCCGACGCCGGCGTCCACGTGAACGACGACGGGATCCACGGCTCCGACGCCGTGGCGACCTCGCTGATCCTGGCCAAGGCGCTGGGCAAGCTCGAGGCCGACCTGGTCGTGTTCGGGATGGCCTCCACCGACGGCTCGATGGGCGTCGTACCGGCGATGGTGTCGGAGCGGCTCGGGCTGCCCGGTGTCACGCTCGGCTCGTCGGTGACCGTCGACGGCAACACCGTGACGATCCGCCGCGACGGCGACACCGCCAGCGACACGATCGAGGGCACCCTGCCGCTCGTGCTCTCGGTGTCCGACCAGTCCGGTGAGCCGCGCTACCCGTCCTTCAAGGGCATCATGGCCGCGAAGAAGAAGCCGGTAGAGACCTGGTCGCTGGCCGACCTGGAGATCTCCGCCGACCAGGTCGGGGCGGCCTCGTCCTGGACCGAGGTCACCGAGGTCACCGCCCGGCCGCCGCGGTCCGCCGGCACGATCGTCACCGACGAGGACGGTAGCGGCGCTACCCAGCTCGTCGAGTTCCTGTCCACCAACAAGTTCCTCTGA
- a CDS encoding class I SAM-dependent methyltransferase, with product MTETLPLTGERTAPGIWHENYWYARHLAAYQWLTGLIPPAGRVLDAGCGEGYGAELLRTAGARSVVGLDYDPTALHHIGKAYPQLRTLQGNLVQQGLADDSFDLVVSMQTIEHLWDQPAFVAECARVVRPGGAVVLATPNRLTFPPGNWYHTRELSGPEFVDLVAAKMEVTTVAGLQHGPRLRAWEAQYGKIVDAQLADDHQEWSQSLIDLVRSVRATDFAVEESTPTGTADSLDLLVVARSTR from the coding sequence GTGACCGAGACGTTACCGCTCACCGGGGAGAGGACCGCCCCCGGGATCTGGCACGAGAACTATTGGTACGCCCGGCACCTGGCGGCGTACCAGTGGCTGACCGGGCTGATCCCGCCGGCCGGTCGCGTCCTCGACGCCGGCTGCGGCGAGGGGTACGGAGCAGAACTCCTCCGTACTGCGGGCGCCAGGTCGGTGGTCGGCCTCGACTACGACCCTACTGCGTTGCATCACATCGGGAAGGCTTATCCACAGCTCAGAACCCTGCAGGGGAATCTCGTCCAGCAAGGCCTCGCCGACGACTCGTTCGACCTGGTGGTGTCGATGCAGACGATCGAGCACCTCTGGGACCAGCCGGCCTTCGTCGCGGAGTGCGCGCGAGTGGTCCGGCCCGGCGGCGCCGTAGTACTGGCGACGCCCAACCGGCTCACCTTCCCACCGGGGAACTGGTACCACACCAGGGAGTTGAGCGGCCCGGAATTTGTCGACCTGGTGGCCGCCAAAATGGAAGTCACCACCGTTGCAGGCCTCCAGCACGGACCCCGGTTGCGCGCCTGGGAAGCGCAGTACGGAAAGATTGTCGACGCTCAGCTGGCGGATGATCACCAGGAGTGGAGCCAATCTCTGATAGACCTTGTTCGATCAGTGCGAGCCACCGACTTCGCAGTCGAGGAGTCCACCCCCACCGGGACCGCGGACTCGCTCGACCTCTTGGTCGTCGCTCGGTCGACCCGTTGA
- a CDS encoding acyltransferase — protein MRLLTAANLRWVVRHRAWTPYYLKRYWRFAVFKMRHRQVITEGFVFLGKKLEIVARPGHGRLILGKWVHLGDETRLRAHEGTLRIGDKVVFARDVTVNCYLDIEIGASTLIADWTYICDFDHKTEDLGLPIKDQGLVKSPVRIGPDCWLATKVTVTRGTDIGRGVVIGANSVARGNIPEYSVAAGIPAVVVRDRVSRYEAEAERRAYLEKLARENDETAARLRAGAPAVPEESAPVGPAEPAPVGPAEPAPVGPAGLPVGEGGAPPGNGSPTSGDKADVTQGFSSYSPVGHYVPDAVGEEKQRG, from the coding sequence ATGCGCTTGCTGACCGCGGCGAATCTGCGCTGGGTGGTGCGCCACCGGGCGTGGACGCCGTACTACCTGAAGCGGTACTGGCGCTTCGCGGTGTTCAAGATGCGGCACCGGCAGGTGATCACCGAGGGATTCGTCTTCCTCGGCAAGAAGCTGGAGATCGTTGCCAGACCCGGCCACGGCCGGCTGATCCTGGGCAAGTGGGTTCATCTGGGCGACGAGACCCGGCTGCGCGCGCACGAAGGCACGCTGCGGATCGGCGACAAGGTGGTGTTCGCCCGCGACGTCACGGTGAACTGCTACCTGGACATCGAGATCGGCGCCTCCACCCTGATCGCCGACTGGACCTACATCTGCGACTTCGACCACAAGACCGAGGACCTCGGGCTGCCGATCAAGGACCAGGGGCTGGTCAAGTCGCCGGTCCGGATCGGCCCGGACTGCTGGCTGGCCACCAAGGTGACCGTGACGCGCGGGACCGATATCGGCCGCGGGGTGGTGATCGGGGCGAACAGTGTTGCCCGAGGCAACATTCCGGAGTACTCCGTGGCGGCCGGCATCCCGGCCGTGGTGGTCCGCGACCGGGTCAGCCGGTACGAGGCCGAGGCGGAGCGCCGGGCGTACCTGGAGAAGCTGGCGCGCGAGAACGACGAGACCGCCGCCCGGCTGCGCGCGGGAGCGCCCGCAGTACCGGAGGAGTCTGCGCCCGTCGGACCGGCTGAGCCTGCGCCCGTCGGACCGGCTGAGCCTGCGCCCGTCGGACCGGCTGGGCTTCCGGTGGGGGAGGGCGGCGCGCCGCCCGGTAACGGATCACCTACGAGTGGTGATAAAGCAGATGTGACCCAGGGGTTCTCAAGTTACTCGCCAGTCGGGCACTATGTCCCGGACGCCGTCGGAGAGGAGAAGCAGCGTGGCTGA
- a CDS encoding class I SAM-dependent methyltransferase has protein sequence MTTAGPKPAASAEEVEAAWNDNKLAQVLYHDWEASTYDEKWSISYDERCVDYARDRFTDVAGSEGWPYGKSLEIGAGTGFFTLNLKLAGVLAEAHVTDLSPGMVEAAKRNADTLGFAIEGKVADAEKLPYDDDTFDLVIGHAVIHHIPDVELAFREMLRVLKPGGRFVICGEPTRYGDYVARRLSRLTWWATTNVTKLPALSHWRRPQSELDESSRAAALEAVVDLHTFDPDTLVRMAERAGATGVRTVTEELLAAWVGWPIRTFEAAVPESKLGFGWRMFAYKSWLQLSKIDKVLSQVVPDELYYNVSITGVAP, from the coding sequence ATGACCACTGCCGGACCGAAGCCCGCTGCCTCCGCCGAAGAGGTCGAAGCCGCGTGGAACGACAACAAGCTCGCCCAGGTGCTCTACCACGACTGGGAAGCGTCCACGTATGACGAGAAGTGGTCGATCTCGTACGACGAACGCTGCGTCGATTACGCCCGCGACAGGTTCACCGACGTTGCCGGATCGGAAGGCTGGCCGTACGGCAAGTCGCTCGAGATCGGCGCCGGTACCGGGTTCTTCACCCTGAACCTCAAGCTCGCCGGCGTACTGGCCGAGGCGCACGTGACCGACCTGTCGCCCGGCATGGTCGAGGCCGCCAAGCGGAACGCCGACACCCTCGGCTTCGCGATCGAGGGCAAGGTCGCCGACGCGGAGAAGCTCCCGTACGACGACGACACCTTCGACCTCGTCATCGGGCACGCCGTGATCCACCACATCCCGGACGTCGAACTGGCCTTCCGCGAGATGCTCCGCGTGCTCAAGCCGGGCGGCCGCTTCGTCATCTGCGGCGAACCGACCCGGTACGGCGACTACGTGGCGCGCCGGCTCTCCCGGCTCACCTGGTGGGCGACCACCAACGTGACCAAGCTGCCGGCCCTGAGCCACTGGCGCCGTCCGCAGTCCGAACTCGACGAGTCCTCCCGCGCGGCCGCGCTCGAAGCCGTGGTGGACCTGCACACCTTCGACCCGGACACGCTGGTCCGGATGGCCGAGCGCGCTGGCGCGACCGGCGTGCGGACTGTCACCGAAGAGCTGCTCGCGGCCTGGGTCGGCTGGCCGATCCGGACGTTCGAGGCCGCCGTACCGGAGAGCAAGCTCGGCTTCGGCTGGCGGATGTTCGCCTACAAGTCGTGGCTGCAGCTCTCCAAGATCGACAAGGTGCTCTCGCAGGTAGTTCCCGACGAGCTCTACTACAACGTGTCGATCACCGGGGTAGCCCCGTAA
- a CDS encoding enoyl-CoA hydratase/isomerase family protein, with product MGEFVNLTVSDGVGTIRLDRPKMNALNVQVQDEIREAAEAAGADDAVRAVVVYGGERVFAAGADIKEMADMSYADMVKRSGPLQASLSAVAAIPKPTVAAITGYALGGGCELALCTDYRIAADDAKLGQPEILLGVIPGAGGTQRLSRLIGPSKAKDIIFTGRFVDAAESLQIGLVDKVVPAAEVYTAAVAWASQFSKGASLALRAAKEAIDAGLGVDLHTGLEIERQQFAGLFATEDRSIGMKSFVENGPGKAEFKGI from the coding sequence ATGGGTGAGTTCGTCAACCTGACGGTGAGTGACGGGGTCGGGACGATCCGGTTGGACCGGCCGAAGATGAACGCGCTCAACGTTCAGGTCCAGGACGAGATCCGTGAGGCGGCGGAAGCGGCCGGTGCGGACGACGCAGTACGGGCTGTCGTCGTCTACGGCGGTGAGCGGGTGTTCGCGGCCGGCGCGGACATCAAGGAGATGGCCGACATGTCGTACGCCGACATGGTCAAGCGCTCCGGGCCGCTGCAGGCCTCGCTGTCGGCGGTCGCCGCGATCCCGAAGCCGACCGTTGCCGCGATCACCGGCTACGCGCTCGGTGGCGGCTGTGAGCTCGCTCTGTGCACCGACTACCGGATCGCCGCCGACGACGCGAAGCTCGGCCAGCCCGAGATCCTGCTCGGTGTCATCCCCGGCGCAGGTGGCACGCAGCGCCTCTCCAGGCTGATCGGCCCCTCGAAGGCCAAGGACATCATCTTCACCGGCCGTTTCGTCGACGCCGCCGAGTCGCTTCAGATCGGGCTCGTCGACAAGGTCGTCCCTGCCGCCGAGGTGTACACCGCCGCCGTCGCCTGGGCCTCGCAGTTCTCCAAGGGTGCCTCGCTCGCGCTCCGGGCCGCCAAGGAAGCGATCGACGCCGGCCTCGGCGTGGACCTGCACACCGGGCTGGAGATCGAGCGTCAGCAGTTCGCGGGCCTCTTCGCTACCGAAGACCGTTCGATCGGGATGAAGTCTTTCGTCGAGAACGGCCCCGGCAAAGCCGAGTTCAAGGGAATCTGA